The Paenibacillus sp. FSL R7-0204 genome includes a region encoding these proteins:
- a CDS encoding carbohydrate ABC transporter permease — MANNEISRFTNVLLHIIFIILSLACLLPIVLVFMISITDYDYIVRNGYQFFPEKLSLEAYTYIFKDYSVVLRAYGISFFVTITGTLASVFLSSLYAYPISRADFRYRGVFAFLIFFTMLFGGGLVPWYMVYTQVLDLKNSIWALVVPMLLSPFNVLIMKTYFQMSVPPALIEASTIDGAGELRTFFRIVFPLSLPVFATIGLFNTLHYWNDWFNSMIFITDTDLYSLQYLMYKMISQADYLSRNGALIQGSATELAKLPGETIRMAMALIGIGPIVLAYPFFQRYFIKGLTLGSIKG, encoded by the coding sequence GTGGCTAATAACGAAATATCCCGATTTACTAACGTTCTCCTCCATATTATTTTTATCATCCTGTCCCTGGCCTGCCTGCTGCCGATTGTACTTGTGTTCATGATCTCCATAACTGATTACGATTACATCGTCCGTAATGGCTATCAGTTCTTTCCGGAGAAGCTTAGCCTGGAGGCTTACACCTATATATTCAAGGATTACAGTGTGGTGCTGCGGGCCTATGGCATCTCGTTCTTCGTCACGATCACCGGAACGCTGGCCAGTGTGTTCCTCTCTTCCCTGTATGCGTATCCGATATCGCGGGCGGATTTCCGGTACCGGGGGGTGTTCGCTTTTCTGATCTTTTTCACCATGCTGTTCGGCGGCGGGCTGGTGCCGTGGTATATGGTCTACACTCAGGTGCTGGACCTCAAGAACTCCATCTGGGCGCTGGTAGTGCCGATGCTGCTGTCCCCATTCAATGTGCTGATCATGAAGACATACTTCCAGATGAGCGTGCCGCCCGCGCTGATTGAAGCCTCTACCATTGACGGAGCGGGGGAGCTAAGGACGTTCTTCCGGATTGTTTTCCCGCTGTCTCTGCCGGTCTTCGCGACCATTGGGCTCTTTAACACGCTGCATTACTGGAATGACTGGTTTAACAGCATGATTTTCATTACCGACACAGACCTCTATTCCCTCCAATATCTCATGTACAAAATGATCTCCCAGGCAGACTACCTGAGCCGCAACGGGGCACTCATTCAAGGCTCGGCCACCGAGCTGGCCAAATTACCGGGGGAAACGATCCGTATGGCAATGGCGCTGATCGGCATCGGGCCGATTGTACTGGCCTATCCGTTCTTCCAGCGGTATTTCATCAAAGGACTGACGCTCGGCTCTATCAAAGGCTAA
- a CDS encoding ABC transporter permease, producing MVMKTKRSVAGTGGSSLPVGRNTQKRHRLKHLLKHKILLLMLLPGVVFLLINNYLPMFGIVIAFKNINYVDGILGSPWVGLDNFKFLFATSDAWIITRNTVLYNFVFIVLNLLFAVSIAVALNELRNKLAAKFYQSIMFFPYFLSMVVVSYLVFAFLNVEYGFINKGVFALFGLDELSWYSEPKYWPFILPLINLWKGVGYGCVIYLAAIIGIDNEYYEAALIDGASKWKQILHITIPLIRPVIIITTILAIGGIFRSDFGLFYQTTLNSGALYPTTLVIDTYVYNALINMGNLGMSAAAGLYQSVVGFFLVLGSNWIVRKVDKDQAVF from the coding sequence ATGGTTATGAAGACGAAGAGAAGTGTGGCGGGTACAGGTGGCAGCAGCTTGCCTGTAGGCCGGAACACGCAGAAGAGACACAGGCTGAAGCATCTGCTGAAGCATAAGATACTGCTGCTGATGCTGCTGCCGGGCGTAGTATTTTTACTGATCAACAACTATCTGCCGATGTTCGGAATTGTGATTGCGTTCAAGAACATCAACTATGTAGACGGGATTCTCGGCAGTCCGTGGGTGGGGCTGGATAACTTCAAATTCCTGTTCGCCACCTCGGATGCCTGGATTATCACACGCAATACGGTGCTCTACAACTTCGTGTTCATTGTGCTCAATCTGCTCTTCGCCGTATCCATCGCGGTGGCCCTGAATGAGCTGAGGAACAAGCTGGCCGCCAAATTCTATCAGAGCATCATGTTCTTCCCCTACTTCCTGTCGATGGTGGTGGTGAGCTATCTGGTATTCGCTTTTCTGAATGTTGAATACGGTTTCATCAATAAAGGGGTCTTCGCCCTGTTCGGGCTGGATGAGCTCAGCTGGTATTCGGAGCCGAAGTATTGGCCGTTCATTCTGCCGCTGATTAATCTCTGGAAAGGGGTGGGCTATGGCTGTGTCATCTATCTGGCGGCGATCATCGGCATTGACAACGAGTACTATGAAGCGGCTCTGATCGACGGTGCCAGCAAGTGGAAGCAGATTCTGCACATCACGATTCCGCTCATCCGGCCGGTCATTATTATTACAACGATTCTGGCGATCGGGGGCATCTTCCGTTCCGACTTCGGGCTGTTCTACCAGACGACACTGAACTCCGGGGCGCTGTACCCGACCACACTGGTCATCGACACCTACGTCTATAACGCGCTGATTAATATGGGTAACCTGGGGATGTCCGCAGCAGCCGGATTATACCAATCGGTGGTCGGCTTTTTCCTGGTCCTCGGCTCGAACTGGATCGTGCGCAAGGTTGATAAGGATCAGGCGGTTTTCTAG